From Alligator mississippiensis isolate rAllMis1 chromosome 9, rAllMis1, whole genome shotgun sequence, one genomic window encodes:
- the PPP2CA gene encoding serine/threonine-protein phosphatase 2A catalytic subunit alpha isoform yields the protein MEEKVFTKELDQWVEQLNECKQLSEGQVKSLCEKAKEILTKESNVQEVRCPVTVCGDVHGQFHDLMELFRIGGKSPDTNYLFMGDYVDRGYYSVETVTLLVALKVRYRERITILRGNHESRQITQVYGFYDECLRKYGNANVWKYFTDLFDYLPLTALVDGQIFCLHGGLSPSIDTLDHIRALDRLQEVPHEGPMCDLLWSDPDDRGGWGISPRGAGYTFGQDISETFNHANGLTLVSRAHQLVMEGYNWCHDRNVVTIFSAPNYCYRCGNQAAIMELDDTLKYSFLQFDPAPRRGEPHVTRRTPDYFL from the exons ATGGAGGAGAAGGTCTTCACCAAGGAGCTGGACCAGTGGGTGGAGCAGCTCAACGAGTGCAAGCAGCTGTCCGAGGGGCAGGTGAAGAGCCTGTGTGAGAAG GCTAAAGAAATTTTGACGAAAGAATCCAATGTACAAGAAGTACGATGTCCAGTCACAGTCTGCGGAGATGTCCATGGACAGTTTCACGACCTCATGGAACTTTTCAGAATTGGAGGCAAATCACCAGACACAAATTACTTGTTTATGGGGGACTATGTTGACAGAGGATATTATTCAGTTGAAACAGTCACATTGCTCGTAGCTCTTAAG GTCCGTTACCGTGAACGCATCACAATTCTTAGAGGGAATCATGAAAGCAGACAGATCACACAAGTATATGGTTTCTATGATGAATGCCTAAGAAAATATGGAAATGCAAATGTTTGGAAATATTTTACAGACCTTTTTGATTATCTTCCTCTAACTGCCTTGGTGGATGGCCAG ATTTTCTGTCTACACGGTGGCCTCTCACCATCTATAGATACACTGGATCACATCCGAGCACTTGATCGCCTCCAAGAAGTTCCTCATGAG GGTCCAATGTGTGACTTGCTATGGTCAGACCCAGATGATCGTGGTGGTTGGGGCATTTCTCCTCGAGGTGCTGGTTATACTTTTGGGCAAGATATATCGGAAACTTTTAACCACGCCAATGGCCTTACGTTGGTTTCAAGAGCTCATCAGCTGGTAATGGAG GGGTACAACTGGTGCCATGATCGGAACGTAGTAACAATTTTCAGCGCTCCAAACTATTGCTACCGTTGTGGCAACCAGGCTGCAATCATGGAACTTGACGATACTCTAAAATACTCCTT TTTGCAGTTTGATCCAGCACCACGTAGAGGTGAACCACATGTTACTCGTCGCACCCCAGACTACTTCCTGTAA